A window from Poecile atricapillus isolate bPoeAtr1 chromosome 39, bPoeAtr1.hap1, whole genome shotgun sequence encodes these proteins:
- the EVI5L gene encoding EVI5-like protein isoform X1 has product MASPAASPDSSSHEGPSAPGGSPTSDSENLSPDELELLAKLEEQNRLLEADSKSMRSVNGSRRNSGSSLVSSSSASSNLSHLEEDTWILWGRIVNEWDEWRKKKEKLLKELIRKGIPHHFRAIVWQLLCSAAELPLKAQYSELLRMSSPCERLIRRDIARTYPEHDFFKGQDSLGQEVLFNVMKAYSLVDREVGYCQGSAFIVGLLLMQMPEEEAFSVFVRLMQEYRLRELFKPSMAELGLCIYQFEFLLQEQLPELNVHFRSQSFLTSMYASSWFLTLFLTTFPLPVATRVFDIFMYEGLEIVFRVGMALLQFNQAELVQLDMEGMSQYFQKVIPHQFDSCPDKLILRACQVKYNPRKMKRLEKEYAALKSKEMEEQIEIKRLRSENRLLKQRIETLEKESAALADRLIQGQVTRAQEAEENDVIRRELALVRQRCSSATESLRRAQSTIRELQGNPRLTEEFVAHLETELERSRLRESETLGALKEMQDKVLDMEKRQPLLPDESSVVRLQEELQELALSDLGDTWQVCPQVCGGRWKEPRALHEAVLGVQLRESQAQAELRALRQRVLHLETQGRIQRSVLGRAEQACAGLREQLRAAAAQSQGLQAQLSESHRKHAEAQCKSKEEVMAVRLREADSMAALAEMRQRVAELEIQREEGRLQGQLEHSDAAQYIRHLRGHISELKAEIRLLRGPLSFGAVALGTRLGDEDSLGSSDEELPPPFALTPGDIGDIGDSSDSEPEVTAPAQ; this is encoded by the exons ATGGCCTCTCCGGCCGCCAGCCCGGACTCCTCGTCCCACGAGGGGCCCTCGGCCCCCGGAGGGTCCCCAACGTCCGACTCGGAGAACCTGAGCCCGGacgagctggagctgctggccaaGCTGGAGGAGCAGAACCG gctgctggaggccGACTCCAAGTCGATGCGCTCGGTGAACGGCTCGCGGCGCAACAGCGGCTCCTCGCTGGTGTCCAGCTCCTCGGCCTCGTCCAACCTCAGCCACCTGGAGGAGGACACCTGGATCCTCTGGGGCCGCATCGTCAACGAGTGGGATGagtggaggaagaagaaggagaagctgcTCAAG GAGCTGATCCGGAAGGGGATCCCGCACCATTTCCGGGCCatcgtgtggcagctgctgtgcagcGCGGCCGAGCTGCCGCTCAAGGCGCAGTACTCGGAGCTGCTGCGGATGTCGTCGCCCTGCGAGCGCCTGATCCGCCGCGACATCGCCCGCACCTACCCCGAGCACGACTTCTTCAAGGGCCAGGACAGCCTGGGCCAGGAGGTGCTCTTCAATGTCATGAAG GCCTATTCCCTGGTGGATCGGGAGGTCGGATATTGCCAGGGCAGCGCCTTCATCGTGGGACTGCTGCTGATGCag ATGCCGGAGGAGGAGGCGTTCAGCGTCTTCGTGCGGCTGATGCAGGAGTACCGGCTGCGCGAGCTCTTCAAGCCCAGCATGGCCGAGCTGGGGCTCTGCATTTACCAGTTCGAGTTCCTGCTGCag gagcagctgccggAGCTGAACGTGCACTTCCGCTCGCAGAGCTTCCTCACCTCCATGTACGCCTCCTCCTGGTTCCTCACGCTCTTCCTCACCACCTTCCCCCTGCCCGTGGCCACGCGCGTCTTCGACATCTTCATGTACGAG GGGCTGGAGATCGTGTTCCGTGTGGGGATGGCCCTGCTCCAGTTCAACCAGGCCGAGCTGGTCCAGCTGGACATGGAGGGGATGTCCCAG TACTTCCAGAAGGTGATCCCGCACCAGTTTGACTCGTGCCCGGACAAGCTCATCCTGCGCGCCTGCCAGGTCAAGTACAACCCCAGGAAGATGAAGAG GCTGGAGAAGGAATACGCCGCCCTCAAGAGCAAGGAGATGGAGGAGCAGATCGAGATCaag cgGCTCCGCTCTGAGAACCGCCTGCTGAAGCAGCGCATCGAGACCCTGGAGAAG gaGAGCGCGGCCCTGGCCGATCGCCTCATCCAG ggccaggTGACACGAGCACAGGAGGCTGAGGAGAACGACGTCATCCGGCGGGAGCTGGCACTGGTGCGGCAACGCTGCAGCTCGGCCACCGAGAGCCTGAGACGGGCACAGAGCACCATCAGAGAGCTGCag GGTAACCCCCGGCTGACCGAGGAGTTCGTGGCACACCTGGAGACGGAGCTGGAGCGGTCGCGGCTGCGCGAGAGCGAAACCCTGGGCGCCCTCAAGGAGATGCAGGACAAGGTCCTGGACATGGAGaag cgcCAGCCGCTGCTGCCGGACGAGTCCAGCGTGGTTcggctgcaggaggagctgcaggagctggcccTGAGtgacctgggggacacctggcag gtgtgtccccaggtgtgcgGGGGCCGCTGGAAGGAGCCGCGGGCGCTGCACGAGGCCGTGCTGGGGGTGCAGCTGCGCGAGAGCCAGGCCCAGGCGGAGCTGAGGGCGCTGAGACAGCGCGTGCTGCACCTGGAGACACAG GGCCGGATCCAGCGCTCGGTGCTGGGCCGTGCCGAGCAGGCCTGTGCCGGGCTGAGGGAGCAGCTCCGCGCCGCGGCCGCCCagagccaggggctgcaggcCCAGCTGAGCGAGAGCCACCGCAAACACGCCGAGGCGCAGTGCAAG AGCAAGGAGGAGGTGATGGCCGTGCGGCTGCGCGAGGCCGACAGCATGGCCGCCCTGGCCGAGATGCGCCAGCGCGTGGCCGAGCTGGAGATCCAG CGGGAGGAGGGACGGCTGCAGGGCCAGCTGGAGCACTCGGACGCCGCGCAGTACATCCGGCACCTGCGGGGCCACATCAGCGAGCTCAAGGCCGag atCCGGCTGCTGCGGGGGCCGCTGTCCTTTGGCGcggtggccttggggacacgCCTGGGGGACGAGGACTCGCTGGGCTCATCGGATGAGGAGCTGCCACCGCCCTTCGCCCTGACCccgggggacatcggggacatcggggacagcagtgacagcgAGCCTGAGGTGACAGCCCCAGcacagtga
- the EVI5L gene encoding EVI5-like protein isoform X3: MASPAASPDSSSHEGPSAPGGSPTSDSENLSPDELELLAKLEEQNRLLEADSKSMRSVNGSRRNSGSSLVSSSSASSNLSHLEEDTWILWGRIVNEWDEWRKKKEKLLKELIRKGIPHHFRAIVWQLLCSAAELPLKAQYSELLRMSSPCERLIRRDIARTYPEHDFFKGQDSLGQEVLFNVMKAYSLVDREVGYCQGSAFIVGLLLMQMPEEEAFSVFVRLMQEYRLRELFKPSMAELGLCIYQFEFLLQEQLPELNVHFRSQSFLTSMYASSWFLTLFLTTFPLPVATRVFDIFMYEGLEIVFRVGMALLQFNQAELVQLDMEGMSQYFQKVIPHQFDSCPDKLILRACQVKYNPRKMKRLEKEYAALKSKEMEEQIEIKRLRSENRLLKQRIETLEKESAALADRLIQGQVTRAQEAEENDVIRRELALVRQRCSSATESLRRAQSTIRELQGNPRLTEEFVAHLETELERSRLRESETLGALKEMQDKVLDMEKRQPLLPDESSVVRLQEELQELALSDLGDTWQVCPQVCGGRWKEPRALHEAVLGVQLRESQAQAELRALRQRVLHLETQGRIQRSVLGRAEQACAGLREQLRAAAAQSQGLQAQLSESHRKHAEAQCKSKEEVMAVRLREADSMAALAEMRQRVAELEIQIRLLRGPLSFGAVALGTRLGDEDSLGSSDEELPPPFALTPGDIGDIGDSSDSEPEVTAPAQ; this comes from the exons ATGGCCTCTCCGGCCGCCAGCCCGGACTCCTCGTCCCACGAGGGGCCCTCGGCCCCCGGAGGGTCCCCAACGTCCGACTCGGAGAACCTGAGCCCGGacgagctggagctgctggccaaGCTGGAGGAGCAGAACCG gctgctggaggccGACTCCAAGTCGATGCGCTCGGTGAACGGCTCGCGGCGCAACAGCGGCTCCTCGCTGGTGTCCAGCTCCTCGGCCTCGTCCAACCTCAGCCACCTGGAGGAGGACACCTGGATCCTCTGGGGCCGCATCGTCAACGAGTGGGATGagtggaggaagaagaaggagaagctgcTCAAG GAGCTGATCCGGAAGGGGATCCCGCACCATTTCCGGGCCatcgtgtggcagctgctgtgcagcGCGGCCGAGCTGCCGCTCAAGGCGCAGTACTCGGAGCTGCTGCGGATGTCGTCGCCCTGCGAGCGCCTGATCCGCCGCGACATCGCCCGCACCTACCCCGAGCACGACTTCTTCAAGGGCCAGGACAGCCTGGGCCAGGAGGTGCTCTTCAATGTCATGAAG GCCTATTCCCTGGTGGATCGGGAGGTCGGATATTGCCAGGGCAGCGCCTTCATCGTGGGACTGCTGCTGATGCag ATGCCGGAGGAGGAGGCGTTCAGCGTCTTCGTGCGGCTGATGCAGGAGTACCGGCTGCGCGAGCTCTTCAAGCCCAGCATGGCCGAGCTGGGGCTCTGCATTTACCAGTTCGAGTTCCTGCTGCag gagcagctgccggAGCTGAACGTGCACTTCCGCTCGCAGAGCTTCCTCACCTCCATGTACGCCTCCTCCTGGTTCCTCACGCTCTTCCTCACCACCTTCCCCCTGCCCGTGGCCACGCGCGTCTTCGACATCTTCATGTACGAG GGGCTGGAGATCGTGTTCCGTGTGGGGATGGCCCTGCTCCAGTTCAACCAGGCCGAGCTGGTCCAGCTGGACATGGAGGGGATGTCCCAG TACTTCCAGAAGGTGATCCCGCACCAGTTTGACTCGTGCCCGGACAAGCTCATCCTGCGCGCCTGCCAGGTCAAGTACAACCCCAGGAAGATGAAGAG GCTGGAGAAGGAATACGCCGCCCTCAAGAGCAAGGAGATGGAGGAGCAGATCGAGATCaag cgGCTCCGCTCTGAGAACCGCCTGCTGAAGCAGCGCATCGAGACCCTGGAGAAG gaGAGCGCGGCCCTGGCCGATCGCCTCATCCAG ggccaggTGACACGAGCACAGGAGGCTGAGGAGAACGACGTCATCCGGCGGGAGCTGGCACTGGTGCGGCAACGCTGCAGCTCGGCCACCGAGAGCCTGAGACGGGCACAGAGCACCATCAGAGAGCTGCag GGTAACCCCCGGCTGACCGAGGAGTTCGTGGCACACCTGGAGACGGAGCTGGAGCGGTCGCGGCTGCGCGAGAGCGAAACCCTGGGCGCCCTCAAGGAGATGCAGGACAAGGTCCTGGACATGGAGaag cgcCAGCCGCTGCTGCCGGACGAGTCCAGCGTGGTTcggctgcaggaggagctgcaggagctggcccTGAGtgacctgggggacacctggcag gtgtgtccccaggtgtgcgGGGGCCGCTGGAAGGAGCCGCGGGCGCTGCACGAGGCCGTGCTGGGGGTGCAGCTGCGCGAGAGCCAGGCCCAGGCGGAGCTGAGGGCGCTGAGACAGCGCGTGCTGCACCTGGAGACACAG GGCCGGATCCAGCGCTCGGTGCTGGGCCGTGCCGAGCAGGCCTGTGCCGGGCTGAGGGAGCAGCTCCGCGCCGCGGCCGCCCagagccaggggctgcaggcCCAGCTGAGCGAGAGCCACCGCAAACACGCCGAGGCGCAGTGCAAG AGCAAGGAGGAGGTGATGGCCGTGCGGCTGCGCGAGGCCGACAGCATGGCCGCCCTGGCCGAGATGCGCCAGCGCGTGGCCGAGCTGGAGATCCAG atCCGGCTGCTGCGGGGGCCGCTGTCCTTTGGCGcggtggccttggggacacgCCTGGGGGACGAGGACTCGCTGGGCTCATCGGATGAGGAGCTGCCACCGCCCTTCGCCCTGACCccgggggacatcggggacatcggggacagcagtgacagcgAGCCTGAGGTGACAGCCCCAGcacagtga
- the EVI5L gene encoding EVI5-like protein isoform X6, with product MASPAASPDSSSHEGPSAPGGSPTSDSENLSPDELELLAKLEEQNRLLEADSKSMRSVNGSRRNSGSSLVSSSSASSNLSHLEEDTWILWGRIVNEWDEWRKKKEKLLKELIRKGIPHHFRAIVWQLLCSAAELPLKAQYSELLRMSSPCERLIRRDIARTYPEHDFFKGQDSLGQEVLFNVMKAYSLVDREVGYCQGSAFIVGLLLMQMPEEEAFSVFVRLMQEYRLRELFKPSMAELGLCIYQFEFLLQEQLPELNVHFRSQSFLTSMYASSWFLTLFLTTFPLPVATRVFDIFMYEGLEIVFRVGMALLQFNQAELVQLDMEGMSQYFQKVIPHQFDSCPDKLILRACQVKYNPRKMKRLEKEYAALKSKEMEEQIEIKRLRSENRLLKQRIETLEKGQVTRAQEAEENDVIRRELALVRQRCSSATESLRRAQSTIRELQGNPRLTEEFVAHLETELERSRLRESETLGALKEMQDKVLDMEKRQPLLPDESSVVRLQEELQELALSDLGDTWQVCPQVCGGRWKEPRALHEAVLGVQLRESQAQAELRALRQRVLHLETQGRIQRSVLGRAEQACAGLREQLRAAAAQSQGLQAQLSESHRKHAEAQCKSKEEVMAVRLREADSMAALAEMRQRVAELEIQREEGRLQGQLEHSDAAQYIRHLRGHISELKAEIRLLRGPLSFGAVALGTRLGDEDSLGSSDEELPPPFALTPGDIGDIGDSSDSEPEVTAPAQ from the exons ATGGCCTCTCCGGCCGCCAGCCCGGACTCCTCGTCCCACGAGGGGCCCTCGGCCCCCGGAGGGTCCCCAACGTCCGACTCGGAGAACCTGAGCCCGGacgagctggagctgctggccaaGCTGGAGGAGCAGAACCG gctgctggaggccGACTCCAAGTCGATGCGCTCGGTGAACGGCTCGCGGCGCAACAGCGGCTCCTCGCTGGTGTCCAGCTCCTCGGCCTCGTCCAACCTCAGCCACCTGGAGGAGGACACCTGGATCCTCTGGGGCCGCATCGTCAACGAGTGGGATGagtggaggaagaagaaggagaagctgcTCAAG GAGCTGATCCGGAAGGGGATCCCGCACCATTTCCGGGCCatcgtgtggcagctgctgtgcagcGCGGCCGAGCTGCCGCTCAAGGCGCAGTACTCGGAGCTGCTGCGGATGTCGTCGCCCTGCGAGCGCCTGATCCGCCGCGACATCGCCCGCACCTACCCCGAGCACGACTTCTTCAAGGGCCAGGACAGCCTGGGCCAGGAGGTGCTCTTCAATGTCATGAAG GCCTATTCCCTGGTGGATCGGGAGGTCGGATATTGCCAGGGCAGCGCCTTCATCGTGGGACTGCTGCTGATGCag ATGCCGGAGGAGGAGGCGTTCAGCGTCTTCGTGCGGCTGATGCAGGAGTACCGGCTGCGCGAGCTCTTCAAGCCCAGCATGGCCGAGCTGGGGCTCTGCATTTACCAGTTCGAGTTCCTGCTGCag gagcagctgccggAGCTGAACGTGCACTTCCGCTCGCAGAGCTTCCTCACCTCCATGTACGCCTCCTCCTGGTTCCTCACGCTCTTCCTCACCACCTTCCCCCTGCCCGTGGCCACGCGCGTCTTCGACATCTTCATGTACGAG GGGCTGGAGATCGTGTTCCGTGTGGGGATGGCCCTGCTCCAGTTCAACCAGGCCGAGCTGGTCCAGCTGGACATGGAGGGGATGTCCCAG TACTTCCAGAAGGTGATCCCGCACCAGTTTGACTCGTGCCCGGACAAGCTCATCCTGCGCGCCTGCCAGGTCAAGTACAACCCCAGGAAGATGAAGAG GCTGGAGAAGGAATACGCCGCCCTCAAGAGCAAGGAGATGGAGGAGCAGATCGAGATCaag cgGCTCCGCTCTGAGAACCGCCTGCTGAAGCAGCGCATCGAGACCCTGGAGAAG ggccaggTGACACGAGCACAGGAGGCTGAGGAGAACGACGTCATCCGGCGGGAGCTGGCACTGGTGCGGCAACGCTGCAGCTCGGCCACCGAGAGCCTGAGACGGGCACAGAGCACCATCAGAGAGCTGCag GGTAACCCCCGGCTGACCGAGGAGTTCGTGGCACACCTGGAGACGGAGCTGGAGCGGTCGCGGCTGCGCGAGAGCGAAACCCTGGGCGCCCTCAAGGAGATGCAGGACAAGGTCCTGGACATGGAGaag cgcCAGCCGCTGCTGCCGGACGAGTCCAGCGTGGTTcggctgcaggaggagctgcaggagctggcccTGAGtgacctgggggacacctggcag gtgtgtccccaggtgtgcgGGGGCCGCTGGAAGGAGCCGCGGGCGCTGCACGAGGCCGTGCTGGGGGTGCAGCTGCGCGAGAGCCAGGCCCAGGCGGAGCTGAGGGCGCTGAGACAGCGCGTGCTGCACCTGGAGACACAG GGCCGGATCCAGCGCTCGGTGCTGGGCCGTGCCGAGCAGGCCTGTGCCGGGCTGAGGGAGCAGCTCCGCGCCGCGGCCGCCCagagccaggggctgcaggcCCAGCTGAGCGAGAGCCACCGCAAACACGCCGAGGCGCAGTGCAAG AGCAAGGAGGAGGTGATGGCCGTGCGGCTGCGCGAGGCCGACAGCATGGCCGCCCTGGCCGAGATGCGCCAGCGCGTGGCCGAGCTGGAGATCCAG CGGGAGGAGGGACGGCTGCAGGGCCAGCTGGAGCACTCGGACGCCGCGCAGTACATCCGGCACCTGCGGGGCCACATCAGCGAGCTCAAGGCCGag atCCGGCTGCTGCGGGGGCCGCTGTCCTTTGGCGcggtggccttggggacacgCCTGGGGGACGAGGACTCGCTGGGCTCATCGGATGAGGAGCTGCCACCGCCCTTCGCCCTGACCccgggggacatcggggacatcggggacagcagtgacagcgAGCCTGAGGTGACAGCCCCAGcacagtga
- the EVI5L gene encoding EVI5-like protein isoform X4, with amino-acid sequence MASPAASPDSSSHEGPSAPGGSPTSDSENLSPDELELLAKLEEQNRLLEADSKSMRSVNGSRRNSGSSLVSSSSASSNLSHLEEDTWILWGRIVNEWDEWRKKKEKLLKELIRKGIPHHFRAIVWQLLCSAAELPLKAQYSELLRMSSPCERLIRRDIARTYPEHDFFKGQDSLGQEVLFNVMKAYSLVDREVGYCQGSAFIVGLLLMQMPEEEAFSVFVRLMQEYRLRELFKPSMAELGLCIYQFEFLLQEQLPELNVHFRSQSFLTSMYASSWFLTLFLTTFPLPVATRVFDIFMYEGLEIVFRVGMALLQFNQAELVQLDMEGMSQYFQKVIPHQFDSCPDKLILRACQVKYNPRKMKRLEKEYAALKSKEMEEQIEIKRLRSENRLLKQRIETLEKESAALADRLIQGQVTRAQEAEENDVIRRELALVRQRCSSATESLRRAQSTIRELQGNPRLTEEFVAHLETELERSRLRESETLGALKEMQDKVLDMEKRQPLLPDESSVVRLQEELQELALSDLGDTWQVCPQVCGGRWKEPRALHEAVLGVQLRESQAQAELRALRQRVLHLETQVSNWDGLGWTGTVCAAPGDTGPDPALGAGPCRAGLCRAEGAAPRRGRPEPGAAGPAEREPPQTRRGAVQEQGGGDGRAAARGRQHGRPGRDAPARGRAGDPDPAAAGAAVLWRGGLGDTPGGRGLAGLIG; translated from the exons ATGGCCTCTCCGGCCGCCAGCCCGGACTCCTCGTCCCACGAGGGGCCCTCGGCCCCCGGAGGGTCCCCAACGTCCGACTCGGAGAACCTGAGCCCGGacgagctggagctgctggccaaGCTGGAGGAGCAGAACCG gctgctggaggccGACTCCAAGTCGATGCGCTCGGTGAACGGCTCGCGGCGCAACAGCGGCTCCTCGCTGGTGTCCAGCTCCTCGGCCTCGTCCAACCTCAGCCACCTGGAGGAGGACACCTGGATCCTCTGGGGCCGCATCGTCAACGAGTGGGATGagtggaggaagaagaaggagaagctgcTCAAG GAGCTGATCCGGAAGGGGATCCCGCACCATTTCCGGGCCatcgtgtggcagctgctgtgcagcGCGGCCGAGCTGCCGCTCAAGGCGCAGTACTCGGAGCTGCTGCGGATGTCGTCGCCCTGCGAGCGCCTGATCCGCCGCGACATCGCCCGCACCTACCCCGAGCACGACTTCTTCAAGGGCCAGGACAGCCTGGGCCAGGAGGTGCTCTTCAATGTCATGAAG GCCTATTCCCTGGTGGATCGGGAGGTCGGATATTGCCAGGGCAGCGCCTTCATCGTGGGACTGCTGCTGATGCag ATGCCGGAGGAGGAGGCGTTCAGCGTCTTCGTGCGGCTGATGCAGGAGTACCGGCTGCGCGAGCTCTTCAAGCCCAGCATGGCCGAGCTGGGGCTCTGCATTTACCAGTTCGAGTTCCTGCTGCag gagcagctgccggAGCTGAACGTGCACTTCCGCTCGCAGAGCTTCCTCACCTCCATGTACGCCTCCTCCTGGTTCCTCACGCTCTTCCTCACCACCTTCCCCCTGCCCGTGGCCACGCGCGTCTTCGACATCTTCATGTACGAG GGGCTGGAGATCGTGTTCCGTGTGGGGATGGCCCTGCTCCAGTTCAACCAGGCCGAGCTGGTCCAGCTGGACATGGAGGGGATGTCCCAG TACTTCCAGAAGGTGATCCCGCACCAGTTTGACTCGTGCCCGGACAAGCTCATCCTGCGCGCCTGCCAGGTCAAGTACAACCCCAGGAAGATGAAGAG GCTGGAGAAGGAATACGCCGCCCTCAAGAGCAAGGAGATGGAGGAGCAGATCGAGATCaag cgGCTCCGCTCTGAGAACCGCCTGCTGAAGCAGCGCATCGAGACCCTGGAGAAG gaGAGCGCGGCCCTGGCCGATCGCCTCATCCAG ggccaggTGACACGAGCACAGGAGGCTGAGGAGAACGACGTCATCCGGCGGGAGCTGGCACTGGTGCGGCAACGCTGCAGCTCGGCCACCGAGAGCCTGAGACGGGCACAGAGCACCATCAGAGAGCTGCag GGTAACCCCCGGCTGACCGAGGAGTTCGTGGCACACCTGGAGACGGAGCTGGAGCGGTCGCGGCTGCGCGAGAGCGAAACCCTGGGCGCCCTCAAGGAGATGCAGGACAAGGTCCTGGACATGGAGaag cgcCAGCCGCTGCTGCCGGACGAGTCCAGCGTGGTTcggctgcaggaggagctgcaggagctggcccTGAGtgacctgggggacacctggcag gtgtgtccccaggtgtgcgGGGGCCGCTGGAAGGAGCCGCGGGCGCTGCACGAGGCCGTGCTGGGGGTGCAGCTGCGCGAGAGCCAGGCCCAGGCGGAGCTGAGGGCGCTGAGACAGCGCGTGCTGCACCTGGAGACACAGGTGAgcaactgggatggactgggatggactgggacagTGTGTGCTGCACCTGGAGACACAG GGCCGGATCCAGCGCTCGGTGCTGGGCCGTGCCGAGCAGGCCTGTGCCGGGCTGAGGGAGCAGCTCCGCGCCGCGGCCGCCCagagccaggggctgcaggcCCAGCTGAGCGAGAGCCACCGCAAACACGCCGAGGCGCAGTGCAAG AGCAAGGAGGAGGTGATGGCCGTGCGGCTGCGCGAGGCCGACAGCATGGCCGCCCTGGCCGAGATGCGCCAGCGCGTGGCCGAGCTGGAGATCCAG atCCGGCTGCTGCGGGGGCCGCTGTCCTTTGGCGcggtggccttggggacacgCCTGGGGGACGAGGACTCGCTGGGCTCATCGGATGA
- the EVI5L gene encoding EVI5-like protein isoform X2, producing the protein MASPAASPDSSSHEGPSAPGGSPTSDSENLSPDELELLAKLEEQNRLLEADSKSMRSVNGSRRNSGSSLVSSSSASSNLSHLEEDTWILWGRIVNEWDEWRKKKEKLLKELIRKGIPHHFRAIVWQLLCSAAELPLKAQYSELLRMSSPCERLIRRDIARTYPEHDFFKGQDSLGQEVLFNVMKAYSLVDREVGYCQGSAFIVGLLLMQMPEEEAFSVFVRLMQEYRLRELFKPSMAELGLCIYQFEFLLQEQLPELNVHFRSQSFLTSMYASSWFLTLFLTTFPLPVATRVFDIFMYEGLEIVFRVGMALLQFNQAELVQLDMEGMSQYFQKVIPHQFDSCPDKLILRACQVKYNPRKMKRLEKEYAALKSKEMEEQIEIKRLRSENRLLKQRIETLEKESAALADRLIQGQVTRAQEAEENDVIRRELALVRQRCSSATESLRRAQSTIRELQGNPRLTEEFVAHLETELERSRLRESETLGALKEMQDKVLDMEKRQPLLPDESSVVRLQEELQELALSDLGDTWQVCPQVCGGRWKEPRALHEAVLGVQLRESQAQAELRALRQRVLHLETQVSNWDGLGWTGTVCAAPGDTGPDPALGAGPCRAGLCRAEGAAPRRGRPEPGAAGPAEREPPQTRRGAVQEQGGGDGRAAARGRQHGRPGRDAPARGRAGDPAGGGTAAGPAGALGRRAVHPAPAGPHQRAQGRDPAAAGAAVLWRGGLGDTPGGRGLAGLIG; encoded by the exons ATGGCCTCTCCGGCCGCCAGCCCGGACTCCTCGTCCCACGAGGGGCCCTCGGCCCCCGGAGGGTCCCCAACGTCCGACTCGGAGAACCTGAGCCCGGacgagctggagctgctggccaaGCTGGAGGAGCAGAACCG gctgctggaggccGACTCCAAGTCGATGCGCTCGGTGAACGGCTCGCGGCGCAACAGCGGCTCCTCGCTGGTGTCCAGCTCCTCGGCCTCGTCCAACCTCAGCCACCTGGAGGAGGACACCTGGATCCTCTGGGGCCGCATCGTCAACGAGTGGGATGagtggaggaagaagaaggagaagctgcTCAAG GAGCTGATCCGGAAGGGGATCCCGCACCATTTCCGGGCCatcgtgtggcagctgctgtgcagcGCGGCCGAGCTGCCGCTCAAGGCGCAGTACTCGGAGCTGCTGCGGATGTCGTCGCCCTGCGAGCGCCTGATCCGCCGCGACATCGCCCGCACCTACCCCGAGCACGACTTCTTCAAGGGCCAGGACAGCCTGGGCCAGGAGGTGCTCTTCAATGTCATGAAG GCCTATTCCCTGGTGGATCGGGAGGTCGGATATTGCCAGGGCAGCGCCTTCATCGTGGGACTGCTGCTGATGCag ATGCCGGAGGAGGAGGCGTTCAGCGTCTTCGTGCGGCTGATGCAGGAGTACCGGCTGCGCGAGCTCTTCAAGCCCAGCATGGCCGAGCTGGGGCTCTGCATTTACCAGTTCGAGTTCCTGCTGCag gagcagctgccggAGCTGAACGTGCACTTCCGCTCGCAGAGCTTCCTCACCTCCATGTACGCCTCCTCCTGGTTCCTCACGCTCTTCCTCACCACCTTCCCCCTGCCCGTGGCCACGCGCGTCTTCGACATCTTCATGTACGAG GGGCTGGAGATCGTGTTCCGTGTGGGGATGGCCCTGCTCCAGTTCAACCAGGCCGAGCTGGTCCAGCTGGACATGGAGGGGATGTCCCAG TACTTCCAGAAGGTGATCCCGCACCAGTTTGACTCGTGCCCGGACAAGCTCATCCTGCGCGCCTGCCAGGTCAAGTACAACCCCAGGAAGATGAAGAG GCTGGAGAAGGAATACGCCGCCCTCAAGAGCAAGGAGATGGAGGAGCAGATCGAGATCaag cgGCTCCGCTCTGAGAACCGCCTGCTGAAGCAGCGCATCGAGACCCTGGAGAAG gaGAGCGCGGCCCTGGCCGATCGCCTCATCCAG ggccaggTGACACGAGCACAGGAGGCTGAGGAGAACGACGTCATCCGGCGGGAGCTGGCACTGGTGCGGCAACGCTGCAGCTCGGCCACCGAGAGCCTGAGACGGGCACAGAGCACCATCAGAGAGCTGCag GGTAACCCCCGGCTGACCGAGGAGTTCGTGGCACACCTGGAGACGGAGCTGGAGCGGTCGCGGCTGCGCGAGAGCGAAACCCTGGGCGCCCTCAAGGAGATGCAGGACAAGGTCCTGGACATGGAGaag cgcCAGCCGCTGCTGCCGGACGAGTCCAGCGTGGTTcggctgcaggaggagctgcaggagctggcccTGAGtgacctgggggacacctggcag gtgtgtccccaggtgtgcgGGGGCCGCTGGAAGGAGCCGCGGGCGCTGCACGAGGCCGTGCTGGGGGTGCAGCTGCGCGAGAGCCAGGCCCAGGCGGAGCTGAGGGCGCTGAGACAGCGCGTGCTGCACCTGGAGACACAGGTGAgcaactgggatggactgggatggactgggacagTGTGTGCTGCACCTGGAGACACAG GGCCGGATCCAGCGCTCGGTGCTGGGCCGTGCCGAGCAGGCCTGTGCCGGGCTGAGGGAGCAGCTCCGCGCCGCGGCCGCCCagagccaggggctgcaggcCCAGCTGAGCGAGAGCCACCGCAAACACGCCGAGGCGCAGTGCAAG AGCAAGGAGGAGGTGATGGCCGTGCGGCTGCGCGAGGCCGACAGCATGGCCGCCCTGGCCGAGATGCGCCAGCGCGTGGCCGAGCTGGAGATCCAG CGGGAGGAGGGACGGCTGCAGGGCCAGCTGGAGCACTCGGACGCCGCGCAGTACATCCGGCACCTGCGGGGCCACATCAGCGAGCTCAAGGCCGag atCCGGCTGCTGCGGGGGCCGCTGTCCTTTGGCGcggtggccttggggacacgCCTGGGGGACGAGGACTCGCTGGGCTCATCGGATGA